A genomic stretch from Theobroma cacao cultivar B97-61/B2 chromosome 4, Criollo_cocoa_genome_V2, whole genome shotgun sequence includes:
- the LOC18603734 gene encoding DNA (cytosine-5)-methyltransferase DRM2 has product MSRYSNGKSSSSQEGQKAIVPKPEMLDFDLPEDALYSRHVGDNVASSSGSNVRSFFIGMGFSPSLVEKVIEEKGEDNADLLLETLVEYSDVRKVNTHSSASLHSLFADKDGGSCPESSTYIQPKEEPDVFDEVHVDKRASLLMMSFSVNEVDFALDKLGEHAPLNELVDFIAAAQIAEEFEKESEGSLSSEEEKDQNVTNEFLFGTMEKTLHLLEMGFSENEVSIAIEKFGSEVPIAELADSIFTGQIAGNYTESKKFTSAALRRGLIHNSCDTVKIETEDCSSSAVPQSRNINIGESCKGKRLKEESFDDFPVSLPQFKQSSYEKKHKGKRPRQDYVDNTSSFLDPAWLEEKIDPNIIRFEMPRPFKSNSCKSVDKMVAKPPYFFYGNVVNMSPDCWAKVSQFLYGIEPEFVNTQFFSALSRIEGYVHNLPAGNRFNILPKSPLTIQDALPHTKKWWPSWDTRKQLSCMGCEVNGVSKLCDRLGKIVADSRGVLSPDQQKDIFRHCKTSNLIWVGPYKLGLAEPGHWELILGYPLNHTKALENDSSRRLQLLEQSFQTDTLGYHLSVLKSMCPGGLTMLSVFSGIGGAVVTLHRLGIHLKGVVSVETSEARQSILRNWWQSTGQTGELVLIEDIQKLTSKKLENLIDKLGGFDFVICQNSSSSMTGPDDDRLPGFDFSLFYEFVRVLQRVRSMMERRS; this is encoded by the exons ATGTCGAGATATTCAAATGGGAAAAGTTCCTCAAGTCAGGAAGGGCAGAAAGCAATAGTGCCAAAGCCTGAAATGTTGGATTTTGATTTGCCTGAGGATGCCCTTTACTCCCGACATGTTGGG GACAACGTTGCAAGTTCATCTGGAAGCAATGTAAGATCATTTTTCATTGGGATGGGATTTTCGCCATCTCTCGTTGAGAAAGTCATTGAAGAAAAGG GTGAAGACAATGCTGACTTGTTACTGGAGACTCTTGTTGAATATTCT GATGTTCGAAAGGTAAACACTCACTCATCAGCTTCTCTGCATAGCTTATTTGCTGACAAGGATGGAGGCAGTTGTCCAGAAAGCTCCACTTATATTCAACCAAAAGAG gAGCCTGATGTATTTGATGAAGTTCATGTTGACAAAAGAGCATCTTTACTGATGATGAGTTTTTCTGTAAATGAAGTCGATTTTGCATTGGACAAACTTG GTGAACATGCTCCACTAAATGAATTAGTGGACTTCATTGCAGCTGCTCAAATAGCAGAAGAATTTGAGAAGGAATCAGAAGGTTCACTCAGCAGTGAGGAAGAAAAGGATCAG AATGTTACTAATGAATTTCTGTTTGGGACGATGGAGAAGACACTTCACTTGCTTGAGATGGGTTTCTCAGAGAATGAAGTTTCAATAGCAATTGAGAAGTTTG GTTCAGAAGTTCCAATTGCAGAGCTTGCAGATTCAATTTTCACTGGTCAAATTGCTGGTAACTACACTGAAAGTAAAAAG TTCACATCTGCAGCTTTGCGCAGGGGCTTGATACATAACTCATGTGATACAGTGAAGATTGAAACTGAGGATTGCAGTTCCAGTGCTGTTCCTCAGTCAAGAAATATTAACATAGGGGAATCGTGCAAAGGGAAAAGactaaaagaagaaagttttgATGACTTCCCAGTTTCTCTTCCTCAGTTCAAGCAATCTAGTTATGAGAAAAAGCATAAAGGGAAAAGGCCAAGACAAGACTATGTAGATAATACAAGTTCTTTCCTTGATCCAGCATGGCTTGAAGAGAAAATAGACCCTAATATCATCAGATTTGAGATGCCCAGACCTTTCAAATCCAATTCATGCAAGAGTGTGGACAAGATGGTAGCCAAACctccatattttttttatgggaATGTTGTCAATATGTCTCCTGATTGTTGGGCCAAGGTTTCACAGTTCTTGTACGGAATCGAGCCTGAATTTGTGAACACTCAGTTTTTCTCTGCCTTAAGCAGAATAGAAGGCTATGTACACAATCTTCCAGCTGGAAACAGGTTTAACATCCTTCCAAAGTCACCACTGACTATACAGGATGCATTACCGCATACAAAGAAGTGGTGGCCATCTTGGGATACAAGGAAACAGTTGAGTTGCATGGGTTGTGAAGTTAATGGAGTATCAAAGCTATGTGATAGGCTTGGGAAGATAGTAGCTGATTCTCGAGGAGTACTTTCACCAGATCAGCAGAAAGACATTTTTCGCCATTGCAAGACATCAAATCTCATATGGGTTGGCCCGTACAAGTTGGGCCTTGCAGAGCCTGGACATTGGGAGCTTATTCTAGGCTACCCATTGAACCACACTAAAGCTCTGGAGAATGACTCGAGTCGAAGGCTACAATTACTCGAGCAATCTTTCCAAACTGACACTTTGGGTTATCATCTCTCTGTTTTGAAGTCAATGTGTCCTGGAGGGTTGACAATGTTATCTGTTTTTAGTGGCATTGGTGGAGCTGTGGTTACTTTGCATCGGCTGGGCATCCACTTGAAAGGTGTTGTCTCTGTAGAGACATCTGAAGCTAGGCAAAGTATTCTTAGGAATTGGTGGCAAAGTACCGGACAAACTGGAGAGTTGGTGCTGATAGAAGACATTCAAAAGCTAACAAGTAAAAAACTTGAGAACCTCATTGATAAATTAGGCGGTTTTGACTTCGTAATCTGTCAAAACTCTAGCAGTTCCATGACGGGTCCAGATGATGATAGGCTGCCAGGCTTTGACTTCTCTCTGTTTTATGAATTTGTTCGTGTATTGCAACGTGTAAGAAGTATGATGGAGAGGAGAAGCTAA
- the LOC18603735 gene encoding uncharacterized protein LOC18603735 — translation MYQEGAPEFVIDQGIYYPTTNYGFYCTGFESSVEWEDHQNIFSADGPDVQYAGAQTETLPYVYYTPSYGYAQSPYNPYNPYIPGAVMGDGPFIGAQQYYTLPPYQNPVSPSAYVPVVIQPDGIPNSSTDSLLDTRASIANRPDGRGVKQNLASASAAFSRNSSKSAPNQTDSLTRVSDGQSKQSAIHGSIPDSSGPASARAHQGRIASGFGNFPGGKLPSHRNQLKADLPVGNAFSDYGSSTPGRGALDKLRPKIHVGRDLNDAYGFPDTLGEQNRGPRTNRLKNQLMVRAYTTKAGNSDTEGNIIIYTDQYNKDDFPIDYVDAKFFVIKSYSEDDVHKSIKYNVWSSTPHGNKKLESAFEDTQKFAAGKPSGCPIFLFFSVNASGQFCGVAEMIGPVDFQKDMDFWQQDKWSGSFPVKWHIIKDVPNSHFRHIILENNENKPVTNSRDTQEIMYKQGMEMLKVFKNHTMKTSLLDDFMYYENRQKIMQEEKARLLIKSFESPILAPTLDPANKPNYVELLLRENEMTMKPSDPDMLKRTVPSSSRQVSEDSDITNARTMNENVDQIAVEAKDDVSTLKIGSLTINPKQAESKPSADAAMDSEAVEVVTVGSMPVKVNGFTESSGFLTVGTIPLNPKTLQLDEGGVSVKKGISGAEAYD, via the exons ATGTACCAGGAAGGAGCCCCTGAGTTTGTTATTGATCAGGGAATATACTACCCTACCACCAACTATGGATTTTACTGTACAG GTTTTGAATCATCCGTTGAATGGGAGGACCACCAGAATATTTTTAGTGCAGATGGTCCAGATGTCCAATATGCG GGTGCCCAAACTGAAACTTTGCCTTATGTATATTACACACCTAGCTATGGATATGCACAGTCTCCATACAACCCATACAATCCTTACATACCTGGTGCTGTGATGGGTGACGGCCCATTTATAGGGGCGCAACAATATTACACCCTTCCCCCATATCAAAACCCTGTATCTCCATCTGCTTATGTTCCTGTTGTCATTCAACCAGATGGCATCCCAAATAGTTCAACAGACTCTTTGTTAGATACTCGTGCATCAATTGCCAATAGACCTGATGGAAGAGGAGTTAAACAGAACCTTGCTTCAGCATCTGCAGCCTTTTCTAGAAACTCTTCAAAGTCTGCCCCAAATCAGACTGATTCCTTGACCAGGGTGTCGGATGGACAAAGTAAGCAATCTGCAATCCATGGAAGCATTCCTGATAGTTCTGGTCCAGCTTCAGCACGCGCTCATCAG GGTAGAATTGCTTCTGGTTTTGGCAACTTTCCTGGTGGGAAACTTCCATCTCATCGTAATCAATTAAAAGCAGATCTTCCTGTTGGTAATGCATTTTCTGACTATGGTTCAAGCACTCCTGGACGTGGTGCATTGGATAAGCTTCGACCCAAGATCCATGTTGGCAGGGATTTGAATGATGCATATGGATTCCCAGATACATTGGGTGAACAGAATCGAGGCCCTAGAACCAACAGATTAAAAAACCAACTCATGGTTAGAGCTTACACAACTAAAGCAGGAAATAGTGATACCGAAGGAAATATCATTATCTATACTGACCAATATAACAAGGATGATTTTCCAATTGACTATGTTGATGCAAAGTTTTTTGTAATAAAATCATATAGTGAGGATGATGTACACAAGAGCATCAAATACAATGTTTGGTCATCTACACCCCATGGGAACAAGAAACTAGAGAGTGCTTTTGAAGACACACAGAAATTCGCTGCAGGAAAGCCAAGCGGCTGCCCCATCTTCCTGTTCTTTTCT GTTAATGCCAGTGGACAATTCTGTGGTGTCGCAGAGATGATTGGCCCAGTTGACTTCCAGAAGGATATGGATTTCTGGCAGCAAGATAAGTGGAGCGGAAGCTTCCCTGTCAAGTGGCACATCATTAAAGATGTTCCGAATAGTCATTTTAGACACATCATATTAGAGAACAATGAAAACAAGCCAGTGACTAATAGCAGGGATACGCAAGAG ATAATGTACAAGCAAGGCATGGAGATGCTGAAAGTATTCAAAAATCACACAATGAAGACCTCTTTACTCGATGACTTTATGTACTATGAAAATCGTCAGAAAATCATGCAGGAAGAGAAAGCCAGACTACTAATTAAAAGCTTTGAGAGCCCAATCCTAGCACCTACATTGGATCCTGCCAATAAGCCAAACTATGTTGAGCTACTTCTGCGTGAAAATGAGATGACTATGAAGCCCAGTGATCCTGACATGTTGAAGAGAACTGTTCCTTCTTCTAGTCGGCAGGTTTCTGAAGATTCTGATATAACTAATGCAAGAACCATGAATGAAAATGTAGATCAAATTGCAGTGGAAGCCAAAGATGATGTATCTACCTTAAAGATTGGCTCACTCACTATAAATCCAAAGCAAGCTGAGTCTAAACCCTCTGCAGATGCTGCTATGGATAGTGAAGCTGTTGAGGTAGTAACTGTAGGATCAATGCCTGTGAAAGTCAATGGATTTACTGAATCTTCGGGTTTTCTAACGGTCGGTACTATTCCTCTTAATCCCAAGACCCTACAACTTGATGAAGGAGGTGTTTCTGTTAAAAAGGGTATTAGTGGTGCTGAGGCTTATGATTAA